A genomic stretch from Solanum stenotomum isolate F172 chromosome 8, ASM1918654v1, whole genome shotgun sequence includes:
- the LOC125873204 gene encoding probable fatty acyl-CoA reductase 4, producing MESRTIEQFHGKTILINGATGFLAKILVEKILRVQPNVKKLYLLIRASDNNFARQRFINEVVMSGLFNVIRERMGTIYLSSLVEDKVLPISGDISKKNMGIKNSQLREHMFKEIDIIINSAATTNFDERYDIAMNINVVGAKNVLKFAKSCKKVKMLLHVSTAYVCGKSTGILSEKSFVMGETLNKNSYLDMDKERSVIAIKFKELRAQNATAKELTIAMKELGLQRARLHGWKNTYSFTKAMGEMVLGHLKGNLQVVIIRPTIITSTYKEPFPGWIEGVKTVDSFLLAYGKGALKFYHGDPYSKLDVIPGDMVVNAILAAVITHENQHSEEVVIYHSSSSLNNPLKISDFVLYLFHYFSKNPWANKDGKTIKVKAPMRPFSSMTSYHKHISTHYLPLLKMLKFVNQVSCHRFDKTYILMKKKIYKAIRLTELYEPYVFFFGSFDEVNTEKLRLRMKEINMDEVLNFDPRCIKWEDYFMNAHIPGAVKYLF from the exons ATGGAATCACGTACAATAGAGCAGTTCCACGGCAAGACTATTTTGATTAACGGTGCTACCGGTTTCCTTGCAAAGA TTCTTGTGGAGAAGATACTTCGAGTTCAACCAAATGTGAAGAAACTCTACCTTCTCATAAGAGCTTCAGACAACAACTTTGCTAGACAACGCTTTATCAATGAG GTTGTAATGTCTGGATTATTTAATGTTATAAGGGAAAGGATGGGTACAATATATCTCAGCTCTCTGGTGGAGGACAAGGTGCTACCAATTTCAGGTgacatctcaaaaaaaaatatgggaATTAAAAACTCTCAATTGAGAGAGCATATGTTCAAAGAAATTGATATAATCATAAACTCTGCTGCTACCACCAACTTTGATGAGag ATATGATATTGCAATGAATATAAATGTAGTGGGGGCCAAGAATGTCCTCAAGTTTGCTAAGAGTtgtaaaaaagtaaaaatgctTCTTCATGTATCTACCG CTTATGTTTGCGGCAAATCAACAGGAATATTATCAGAAAAATCGTTTGTTATGGGTGAGACGCTCAACAAAAACTCTTATTTGGATATGGATAAGGAAAGGAGCGTGATAGCAATCAAATTTAAGGAACTTAGAGCTCAAAATGCGACAGCAAAAGAATTGACAATAGCTATGAAAGAACTCGGCCTACAAAG ggCAAGGTTACATGGATGGAAAAACACATATTCTTTCACAAAAGCAATGGGAGAGATGGTTTTGGGACATTTGAAGGGGAATCTACAGGTTGTTATCATACGTCCAACGATTATAACTAGTACCTACAAAGAGCCATTTCCTGGATGGATTGAAGGAGTGAA AACAGTGGATTCATTTCTTTTAGCTTATGGAAAAGGTGCACTGAAATTCTACCATGGTGATCCTTACTCAAAACTTGATGtg ATTCCAGGAGATATGGTGGTGAACGCAATCCTTGCTGCGgttataacacatgaaaatcaaCATTCTGAAGAAGTAGTTATTTATCACAGCAGCTCATCTTTAAACAATCCTCTAAAAATTTCAGACTTCGTGCTTTACTTGTTTCACTACTTCTCGAaaaatccatgggctaataaaGATGGGAAAACTATCAAAGTGAAGGCTCCTATGCGTCCATTTAGCAGCATGACTAGCTATCACAAACACATTTCAACTCATTATTTGCCACTGTTAAAG ATGTTAAAGTTTGTGAATCAAGTGTCATGCCATCGCTTTGACAAAACCTATATACTTATGAAAAAGAAGATATATAAGGCTATACGTCTCACTGAACTATACGAACCCTACGTGTTTTTCTTTGGAAG TTTTGATGAGGTTAATACTGAAAAATTAAGATTGAGAATGAAGGAAATCAACATGGATGAAGTGCTTAATTTTGACCCACGTTGCATCAAATGGGAGGATTACTTTATGAATGCTCACATTCCTGGTGCTGTGAAGTACCTCTTCTGA
- the LOC125872421 gene encoding zeatin O-xylosyltransferase-like — MAYTVQDARRLVKIVEAYCFHAVSVFSYSSLFWDAIKNRLHLPSFVAKLAKKFLLPSGTYIPEGLPTIKSSFTPEFAEYLRLQHSCNKFSSGNLYDACKVLKGPYLETLARFNKLLRIHKQWAVGPFNPLTISGITHHECLEWLDKQSPNSAILVSFGTTTCLSTEQIKEIAIGLEKSQHKFIWVVRDATKGEGEVQIPKGYENRVKEKGIIVKD, encoded by the coding sequence ATGGCTTACACTGTTCAAGACGCACGGCGTCTTGTAAAAATTGTGGAAGCCTATTGTTTTCATGCTGTCTCTGTTTTTAGCTATAGCTCTCTGTTTTGGGATGCCATCAAAAACCGCCTCCATCTCCCTTCATTCGTTGCAAAATTGGCTAAGAAATTTTTACTCCCATCTGGTACATACATTCCGGAAGGACTTCCAACTATCAAAAGTAGTTTCACACCTGAATTCGCAGAATATCTGCGGTTACAACACAGTTGTAACAAATTCAGCTCCGGGAACTTATATGATGCTTGCAAAGTTCTCAAGGGTCCTTATCTCGAGACACTTGCAAGATTCAATAAGTTACTCAGAATTCACAAGCAATGGGCTGTTGGCCCATTCAATCCACTGACTATATCAGGGATAACTCATCACGAATGTTTAGAGTGGCTAGACAAACAATCCCCAAATTCAGCGATTCTTGTTTCTTTCGGAACAACAACCTGCTTATCTACTGAACAAATTAAAGAGATCGCGATCGGGTTGGAGAAAAGTCAGCACAAGTTCATTTGGGTAGTGAGAGATGCTACAAAAGGAGAAGGGGAAGTCCAAATCCCAAAAGGGTATGAAAACAGAGTAAAAGAAAAGGGAATTATCGTTAAAGATTAG
- the LOC125873206 gene encoding fatty acyl-CoA reductase 3-like, protein MESRTIEQFQGKTILITGATGFLSKLFVEKILRIQPNVKKLYLLIRASDYNSARKRLTNEVMISELFNIIREKMGSVYFCSLVEEKVFAISGDISQEDMGIINSQLRNEMYNEIDIIINSASTFDERYDIAMNVNVVGAMNVLKFAKNCTKVKMLLHVSTAYVCSKTTEIVREKPLVMGETFNENSYLDMDVERSVIANKLKELETQNKTPKEVTTTMKELGIQRAKLHGWLYTYSFTKAMGEMILGHLKENLQLVFIRPTIITSTYKEPFPGWIEGVRTLDAFILAYGKGVLNFFYGNPDSKLDTIPGDLVVNAIFAAILAHENNQCSQHVLIYHISSSSRGPPRNSDIKHFMFHYFTKNPWINKDGKTIKVTKPILFSNISSFRRHISIHYSLLLKMLKFVNLVSFHRFDKTYENMKMKMCKAIRLSELYEPYMFFYESFDDVNTEKLRMTVKEINLDEVLNFDPRCINWEDYFMNTHIPGSVRYLF, encoded by the exons ATGGAATCACGTACAATTGAGCAGTTCCAAGGCAAGACTATTTTGATTACCGGTGCTACCGGTTTCCTTTCAAAGC TTTTTGTGGAGAAGATACTTCGTATTCAACCAAATGTGAAGAAACTCTACCTTCTCATTAGAGCTTCTGACTACAACTCTGCCAGAAAACGCCTCACTAATGAG GTCATGATATCTGAATTATTCAATATTATAAGGGAAAAAATGGGTAGTGTGTACTTTTGCTCTCTCGTGGAGGAGAAAGTGTTTGCAATTTCAGGTGATATTTCACAAGAAGATATGGGAATTATAAATTCTCAATTGAGAAACGAGATGTACAATGAAATCGATATAATCATAAACTCAGCTTCAACCTTTGATGAAag ATATGATATTGCAATGAATGTCAATGTGGTGGGTGCCATGAATGTCCTCAAGTTTGCAAAGAATTGTACAAAAGTGAAAATGCTTCTTCATGTATCTACCG CTTATGTTTGCAGCAAAACAACAGAAATTGTACGTGAAAAACCATTAGTTATGGGTGAAACATTTAACGAAAACTCTTATTTGGATATGGATGTGGAAAGAAGTGTGATAGCAAACAAATTAAAGGAACTTGAAACTCAAAATAAAACACCAAAGGAAGTGACAACAACGATGAAAGAACTTGGCATTCAAAG GGCAAAGTTACATGGATGGCTAtacacatatagcttcacaaaAGCAATGGGAGAGATGATTTTGGGACACTTGAAGGAGAATTTACAGCTTGTTTTCATACGTCCAACAATTATAACTAGTACCTATAAAGAACCATTTCCAGGATGGATTGAAGGTGTAAG AACATTGGATGCATTTATTTTGGCTTATGGAAAAGGTGTTTTGAATTTCTTCTATGGTAATCCTGACTCAAAACTTGATACg ATTCCAGGTGATCTGGTGGTGAACGCAATTTTTGCAGCGATTTTAGCGCATGAAAATAATCAATGTTCTCAACATGTGCTTATTTATCACATCAGCTCTTCTTCAAGAGGCCCTCCAAGAAATTCAGATATAAAACATTTCATGTTTCACTACTTCACGAAGAATCCATGGATTAACAAAGATGGGAAAACTATCAAAGTGACAAAGCCTATATTATTTAGCAATATATCAAGCTTTCGAAGACACATTTCAATTCACTATTCCCTGCTGTTAAAg ATGCTAAAGTTTGTGAACCTAGTGTCATTTCATCGATTTGacaaaacatatgaaaatatgaaaatgaagatgtgTAAGGCTATACGTCTATCTGAATTATACGAACCCTACATGTTTTTTTATGAAAG ctTCGATGATGTTAATACTGAAAAATTAAGAATGACAGTGAAGGAAATCAACTTGGATGAAGTGCTTAATTTTGATCCACGATGCATTAATTGGGAGGATTACTTTATGAATACTCACATTCCTGGATCTGTGAGATACCTGTTTTAG
- the LOC125872422 gene encoding fatty acyl-CoA reductase 3-like, translating into MAVAAAAAAAEEIVATPGFGFWSIIRGFSHRKNLFKLNKLLSSELIEEFMEGKTILITGATGFLAKLVMEKILRVQSNVRKLYLLIRAPDNNSAKERFTREIMISELFNVAREKIGSENLKSLMEEKVFAISGDISYENLGIKNSELREEMHKEIDIIINSAAVTNFYERYDIAMNVNVVGAMNVLKFAKSCIKLKMLLHVSTAYVCGKAIGILPEKPFDMGETLSKNTYLDIDVERGVIANKLKELETLNATPKEVTIAMKELGMQRARLHGWPNIYSFTKAMGEMILGHLKENSQVVIIRPTIITSTYKEPFPGWIEGVRTVDSFIVAYGKGVLKFYYGDPDSKLDVIPGDMVVNSIVAAIIAHENQYSEDVVIYHISSSSRDVPLKNSDIMSSTFHYFTKNPWANKDGKIIKVETPLRPFSSIDSFRKHISTHYLPLLKMLKFVNIVSCHFFDKTYKNMERKMNTAIRLSQLYEPYVFFYGSFDDVNTEKLRLRMKEINMDEVLNFDPRSIKWEDYLMNIHIPGVVKYLF; encoded by the exons ATGGCGGTTGCGGCTGCAGCTGCGGCGGCGGAAGAAATAGTAGCTACACCTGGGTTTGGGTTTTGGAGTATAATTCGAGGGTTTAGTCataggaaaaatcttttt AAACTAAATAAATTGTTGTCATCTGAATTGATTGAGGAGTTCATGGAAGGCAAGACTATTTTGATTACCGGTGCTACCGGTTTCCTCGCAAAGC TTGTTATGGAGAAGATACTTCGTGTTCAATCAAATGTGAGAAAATTATACCTTCTCATTAGAGCTCCCGACAACAACTCTGCCAAAGAACGCTTCACTCGTGAG ATCATGATATCTGAATTATTCAATGTTGCAAGGGAAAAGATTGGCAGTGAAAACCTCAAATCTCTCATGGAGGAAAAAGTGTTTGCAATTTCAGGTGATATTTCATACGAAAATTTGGGAATTAAAAACTCCGAATTAAGAGAGGAAATGCACAAAGAAATAGATATAATAATAAACTCAGCTGCAGTGACCAATTTTTATGAGAG ATACGATATTGCAATGAATGTCAACGTGGTTGGTGCCATGAATGTCCTTAAATTTGCCAAGAgttgtataaaattaaagatgCTTCTTCATGTGTCTACCG CTTATGTTTGTGGTAAAGCGATAGGAATTTTACCAGAAAAACCATTTGATATGGGTgagacacttagtaaaaataCTTATTTGGATATTGATGTGGAACGAGGCGTGATAGCAAACAAATTAAAGGAACTTGAAACTCTAAATGCGACACCAAAGGAAGTTACAATAGCCATGAAAGAACTTGGCATGCAAAG ggcAAGATTACATGGATGGCCAAACATATATAGCTTTACAAAAGCAATGGGAGAGATGATTTTGGGACATTTGAAGGAGAATTCACAGGTTGTTATCATACGTCCAACGATTATAACTAGTACCTACAAAGAGCCATTCCCTGGATGGATTGAAGGAGTGAG AACAGTGGATTCATTTATTGTTGCTTATGGAAAAGGTGTACTGAAATTCTACTATGGTGATCCTGACTCAAAACTTGATGTT ATTCCAGGTGACATGGTGGTGAATTCAATCGTTGCCGCgattatagcacatgaaaatcaatATTCTGAAGATGTAGTTATTTACCACATCAGTTCTTCTTCAAGAGATGTCCCACTAAAAAATTCAGATATAATGTCTTCCACATTTCACTACTTCACGAaaaatccatgggctaataaaGATGGGAAAATTATCAAAGTGGAAACTCCATTGCGTCCATTTAGCAGCATCGATAGCTTCCGCAAACACATTTCAACTCATTATTTGCCACTGTTAAAG ATGTTAAAGTTTGTGAATATAGTGTCATGTCATTTCTTTGACAAAACGTATAAGAATATGGAAAGGAAGATGAATACGGCTATACGTTTATCTCAATTGTACGAACCCTACGTGTTTTTCTATGGAAG CTTCGATGATGTTAATACTGAAAAATTAAGATTGAGAATGAAGGAAATCAACATGGATGAAGTGCTCAATTTTGACCCTCGTTCTATCAAATGGGAAGATTACTTAATGAATATTCACATTCCTGGAGTTGTGAAGTACTTGTTCTAG
- the LOC125872806 gene encoding proteinaceous RNase P 2, giving the protein MDKAKNKKKNLTPEGQFRLSLDNCSKTKDLSTAMSLYESAISEPSTIRLSNNHFNTFLYICSNSFSDPSTKNDAIQFGFRVFEHMGSCNITPNEATVTAIARLAAATDDGDRAFELAKGVGNCGKLRTYGPALFCFCKMGEADKAYQVEEHMRSLGLQLEEAELAGLLKVSVEKEREEKVYQYLHKLRMSIRSVSDTTAEIIQSWFGGEMATKVGLSNWDMGQVKETILQNGGGWHGLGWLGKGKWLAQRSQIAPDGRCLTCGEQLVCVDIDRAETERFAESVASLAMEREVHSNFKEFQDWLEKHSDYDAVVDAANVGLFQQNFAEGGFSIAQLVAVVKELHSRSNKWPLVILHKKRVRTLLENAGYRELLEEWINEKILYGTPFGSNDDWYWLYAAVKRKCLLVTNDEMRDHIFELLGSSFFARWKERHQVKYTFVKGEIKLLMPPTYSVVIQESENGSWHVPLAGEVVEEFSRTWLCITRQASCESDNKQHASVVDASQVSELDQIAASCHSGSFTSQNGGSLNKCSGLAGKRKERSPSPTPSHSSLQS; this is encoded by the exons ATGGACAAAGccaaaaacaagaagaaaaaccTAACCCCAGAAGGTCAATTCCGGTTAAGCCTAGACAATTGCTCGAAAACGAAAGATCTTTCTACAGCCATGTCCTTATACGAATCCGCTATTTCAGAACCCTCAACAATCCGCCTTTCCAATAACCATTTCAATACTTTTCTTTACATCTGCTCCAACTCCTTTTCAGATCCATCAACGAAAAATGACGCTATTCAATTTGGGTTTCGAGTTTTTGAACATATGGGTTCGTGTAATATAACCCCTAATGAGGCAACTGTCACGGCTATTGCTCGGCTGGCGGCAGCAACTGACGATGGTGATAGAGCATTTGAGTTGGCTAAAGGGGTGGGGAATTGTGGGAAGTTAAGGACTTATGGACCggctttgttttgtttttgtaagaTGGGTGAGGCTGATAAGGCCTATCAAGTGGAAGAACACATGCGGTCTCTTGGGTTGCAACTTGAGGAAGCTGAGCTTGCTGGGTTGTTAAAG GTGAGTGTGGAGAAAGAAAGGGAAGAGAAGGTCTATCAGTATTTACATAAACTGAGAATGTCAATCAGGAGCGTAAGTGACACGACAGCAGAAATCATACAGAGTTGGTTTGGAGGGGAAATGGCAACTAAGGTGGGGTTATCCAACTGGGATATGGGTCAGGTGAAAGAAACAATTTTACAAAATGGTGGAGGGTGGCATGGTCTTGGATGGCTTGGAAAGGGTAAATGGCTTGCACAGAGGTCCCAAATAGCTCCAGATGGGAGGTGTCTAACTTGTGGGGAACAGTTGGTTTGTGTTGATATTGACAGAGCAGAGACAGAAAGATTTGCAGAGTCAGTTGCTTCTTTGGCTATGGAAAGGGAAGTCCATTCCAATTTTAAGGAATTTCAG GACTGGCTGGAAAAGCATTCAGATTATGATGCTGTTGTGGATGCAGCAAATGTTGGGCTATTTCAGCAGAATTTTGCCGAGGGAGGCTTTAGTATTGCACAG CTTGTTGCTGTTGTGAAGGAATTGCATAGCAGGAGCAACAAGTGGCCACTGGTTATATTACACAAAAAGCGTGTTCGTACACTTCTTGAGAATGCTGGCTATAGAGAGTTGCTTGAAGAGTGGATAAATGAAAAGATACTTTACGGAACACCCTTTGGATCCAATGATGATTG GTACTGGCTTTATGCAGCAGTGAAACGTAAGTGTTTGCTCGTGACAAATGATGAAATGAGAGATCACATCTTTGAGCTCCTGGGTAGTAGCTTTTTTGCCCGATGGAAAGAAAGACATCAG GTCAAGTACACTTTTGTTAAAGGGGAGATTAAGCTTCTGATGCCACCCACATATTCTGTTGTCATTCAG GAATCCGAGAATGGGTCATGGCATGTGCCTCTGGCAGGTGAGGTGGTTGAGGAGTTTTCAAGGACTTGGCTCTGCATCACCAGACAAGCTTCATGTGAATCTGACAATAAGCAACATGCAAGCGTAGTTGACGCTTCTCAAGTTAGTGAACTTGATCAAATAGCAGCCTCTTGCCATTCAGGTAGTTTTACAAGTCAGAATGGCGGGAGCTTAAATAAATGTTCTGGTTTGGCTGGTAAGAGGAAAGAGAGGTCCCCTTCTCCAACTCCATCTCACTCCAGTCTACAATCTTGA